The Thioalkalivibrio sulfidiphilus HL-EbGr7 genome includes a window with the following:
- the mgtE gene encoding magnesium transporter gives METEFEHYLIEIRELLEREDWPRLREVLDLMRIQDIAHALMELEDEQIPRVFAALPRGRKVDVFSYLDPHYQYPLLAHVSGAEARHLLSEMLPDDLTALLEDLPPEEVRRLLRLLPFRAIRRALTLLGYPESSVGRLMTTEFVAVRPDWTITDSLAHIREHSERGETVNVIFVIDEDRHLLHALPLKRFVLGRPTDPVEKLPAGPVVSINAQADQAEAVRLIQHYDLEVLPVVDEENVLLGIITVDDVMDVVEEETTEDFHKMGSVGALNLSLRDAGFPLLYRKRIGWLLVLVALNLVGGTIIAGYEEAIEALVVLVFFLPLIIASGGNAGAQSSTLMVRALATGDVEAKDWLKLWGRELFVSAALGLTMGVAVSALGLWRGGPEVAMLVAIAMTLVVAMGSLVGMMLPFILDRLRMDPATASVPLVTSAADIAGILIYFSLAVALLNLPTGGL, from the coding sequence ATGGAAACCGAATTCGAGCACTACCTGATCGAGATCCGCGAGCTCCTCGAGCGCGAGGACTGGCCGCGCCTGCGGGAGGTGCTCGACCTGATGCGCATCCAGGACATCGCGCATGCGCTGATGGAACTGGAGGACGAACAGATCCCCCGGGTCTTCGCCGCCCTGCCCCGGGGCCGCAAGGTGGACGTGTTCTCCTACCTGGACCCCCACTACCAGTACCCGCTGCTCGCCCACGTCTCCGGCGCCGAGGCCCGGCATCTGCTCTCGGAGATGCTGCCGGACGACCTCACCGCGCTGCTGGAAGACCTGCCGCCGGAAGAAGTCCGGCGCCTGCTGCGGCTGCTGCCCTTCAGGGCCATCCGCCGCGCCCTGACCCTGCTGGGCTATCCCGAAAGCAGCGTCGGCCGCCTGATGACCACCGAGTTCGTGGCCGTGCGTCCGGACTGGACCATCACCGACAGCCTGGCCCACATCCGCGAGCACAGCGAGCGGGGCGAGACGGTCAACGTGATCTTCGTCATCGACGAGGATCGCCACCTGCTGCACGCCCTGCCGCTGAAGCGTTTCGTGCTGGGCCGTCCCACCGACCCGGTGGAAAAGCTGCCTGCCGGCCCCGTGGTGTCCATCAATGCCCAGGCGGACCAGGCCGAGGCGGTGCGCCTGATCCAGCATTACGACCTGGAAGTGCTGCCGGTGGTGGACGAGGAGAACGTGCTGCTCGGCATCATCACCGTGGACGACGTGATGGACGTGGTGGAGGAAGAGACCACCGAGGACTTCCACAAGATGGGTTCCGTGGGCGCGCTCAACCTGAGCCTGCGCGACGCGGGATTTCCCCTGCTGTATCGCAAGCGCATCGGCTGGCTGCTGGTGCTGGTGGCACTCAACCTAGTGGGCGGCACCATCATCGCCGGTTACGAGGAGGCCATCGAGGCCCTGGTGGTGCTGGTGTTCTTTCTGCCGCTGATCATCGCCAGCGGCGGCAACGCGGGCGCCCAGTCCTCCACCCTGATGGTGCGCGCCCTGGCCACCGGCGACGTGGAGGCCAAGGACTGGCTGAAACTCTGGGGCCGGGAGCTGTTCGTCTCCGCCGCCCTGGGCCTGACCATGGGTGTTGCCGTCTCGGCCCTGGGCCTGTGGCGCGGCGGACCCGAGGTGGCCATGCTGGTGGCCATCGCCATGACCCTGGTGGTGGCCATGGGCAGCCTGGTGGGCATGATGCTGCCCTTCATCCTGGATCGCCTGCGCATGGACCCGGCCACCGCCAGCGTGCCCCTGGTGACCTCCGCCGCAGACATCGCCGGGATCCTGATCTACTTCTCCCTGGCCGTGGCCCTGCTCAACCTGCCCACGGGCGGACTCTGA
- the mgtE gene encoding magnesium transporter — translation MSETDVIENLPELIATRDWDALRGILGQLADQDIARATPDLAPQDRERLFAHLLSPERASNVFSYLSTEQQTEVLDALEDEDKARLIGELHYDDAAALLDELPDEHTELLMEMLPVEDQQVLQALLTYPEDSAGRLMNPEFITVRPDWSVGQALDHVREQHDVGENVNMVFVTSAQGQVLGTLRLRDLLLARPSTKVHDIGHGDVISIGTDEDQEEAARVIRHYDLEVLPVVDDQGVMRGIITLDDILDVVEEETTEDFQKMGSVGVVGLSLKEASASLLYRKRIGWLVILVVVNIFSGMAIALFEAAIETVVALVFFLPLVIASGGNAGAQSSTLMVRALATGDVQTRDWLKLWGKELLVSAALGATMGLAVWGAGIWLGGVDVGLAVAISMVLVVVMASMFGMVLPFALNRFGLDPASASAPLITSVADVFGILIYFSVATAVLL, via the coding sequence ATGAGCGAAACCGATGTCATCGAGAACCTGCCGGAACTGATCGCCACCCGCGACTGGGATGCCCTGCGTGGCATCCTGGGGCAACTGGCCGACCAGGACATCGCCCGCGCCACCCCGGATCTCGCCCCACAGGACCGTGAACGCCTGTTCGCCCACCTGCTGAGCCCCGAGCGGGCCTCCAACGTATTCTCCTACCTGAGCACCGAGCAGCAGACCGAGGTGCTCGACGCCCTGGAGGACGAGGACAAGGCGCGGCTGATCGGCGAGCTGCATTACGACGATGCCGCGGCCCTGCTGGACGAGCTGCCGGACGAGCACACCGAGCTGCTCATGGAGATGCTCCCGGTGGAGGACCAGCAGGTCCTGCAGGCCCTGCTCACCTACCCCGAGGACAGCGCCGGCCGCTTGATGAACCCGGAGTTCATCACCGTGCGCCCCGACTGGAGCGTGGGCCAGGCCCTGGATCACGTGCGCGAGCAGCATGACGTGGGCGAGAACGTGAACATGGTGTTCGTCACCAGCGCGCAGGGGCAGGTGCTGGGCACCCTGCGTCTGCGCGACCTGCTGCTGGCACGTCCGAGCACCAAGGTCCACGACATCGGCCATGGGGACGTGATCAGCATCGGCACCGACGAGGACCAGGAAGAGGCGGCGCGCGTCATCCGCCACTACGACCTGGAGGTGCTGCCCGTGGTCGATGACCAGGGCGTGATGCGCGGCATCATCACCCTGGACGACATCCTGGACGTGGTGGAGGAAGAGACCACGGAGGACTTTCAGAAGATGGGTTCCGTGGGCGTGGTGGGCCTGAGCCTGAAGGAGGCCAGTGCGAGCCTGCTCTATCGCAAGCGCATCGGCTGGCTGGTGATCCTGGTGGTGGTGAACATCTTCAGCGGCATGGCCATCGCCCTGTTCGAGGCGGCCATCGAGACCGTGGTGGCCCTGGTGTTCTTCCTGCCCCTGGTCATCGCCAGCGGCGGCAACGCCGGCGCCCAGTCATCGACGCTCATGGTGCGCGCCCTGGCCACCGGCGACGTGCAGACCCGGGACTGGCTCAAGCTCTGGGGCAAGGAACTGCTGGTCTCCGCGGCCCTGGGCGCCACCATGGGCCTGGCGGTGTGGGGTGCCGGCATCTGGCTGGGCGGCGTGGACGTGGGCCTGGCGGTGGCCATCTCCATGGTGCTGGTGGTGGTCATGGCCAGCATGTTCGGCATGGTGCTGCCCTTCGCCCTCAACCGCTTCGGCCTGGACCCGGCATCGGCCAGCGCGCCGCTGATCACCTCCGTGGCGGACGTGTTCGGCATCCTGATCTATTTTTCGGTGGCAACGGCGGTGCTTTTGTAG
- a CDS encoding replication-associated recombination protein A — protein MTDDLFDASPVNETGRPLADRMRPRNLDEYAGQSHLLAPGKPLRRAIEEDRLHSMLFWGPPGTGKTTLARMIAHYCGAQFLTLSAVLSGVKDIRAAVEQAREYRRMHGKPTVLFVDEVHRFNKSQQDAFLPHVEDGTIAFVGATTENPSFELNNALLSRVRTYVLKALTDGDIRAIIDRALADEERGLGGRHLHMADELRDRLARAADGDARRALNLLEIAADLAQEGPQGAEITEATLDEVTSQGLRRFDKGGELFYDQISALHKSVRGSNPDAALYWLCRMIDGGCDLVYLSRRIVRMASEDIGNADPRGLTLALEAWDVYERLGSPEGELALAQAVVYLACAPKSNAVYMAYNQAMAEVRETGTLEVPMHLRNAPTKLMKSLDYGKGYRYAHDEQDGYAAGERYFPDEMGERHYYRPVNRGLEIRIAEKLEELRRRDEEAGKKK, from the coding sequence GTGACCGACGACCTTTTTGATGCCTCACCTGTAAACGAGACCGGCCGCCCCCTGGCGGACAGGATGCGGCCGCGAAATCTGGACGAGTACGCGGGTCAGTCGCACCTGCTGGCGCCGGGCAAGCCGCTGCGCCGGGCCATCGAAGAGGACCGCCTGCACTCCATGCTGTTCTGGGGGCCGCCGGGCACCGGCAAGACCACCCTGGCGCGCATGATCGCCCACTACTGCGGCGCCCAGTTCCTGACCCTGTCCGCCGTGCTCTCCGGGGTGAAGGACATCCGCGCCGCCGTCGAGCAGGCCCGGGAATACCGGCGCATGCACGGCAAGCCCACGGTGCTGTTCGTGGACGAGGTGCACCGCTTCAACAAGTCCCAGCAGGATGCCTTCCTGCCCCACGTGGAGGACGGCACCATCGCCTTCGTGGGCGCCACCACGGAAAACCCGTCCTTCGAGCTCAACAACGCGCTGCTGTCCCGGGTGCGCACCTACGTGCTCAAGGCGCTCACGGACGGCGACATCCGCGCCATCATCGACCGGGCCCTGGCGGACGAGGAACGGGGCCTGGGTGGTCGTCATCTGCACATGGCGGACGAGTTGCGTGACCGGCTGGCCAGGGCCGCCGACGGCGACGCGCGCCGGGCGCTCAATCTGCTCGAGATCGCCGCCGACCTGGCGCAGGAGGGGCCGCAAGGCGCCGAGATCACCGAGGCGACCCTGGACGAGGTCACCAGCCAGGGCCTGCGCCGCTTCGACAAGGGCGGCGAACTGTTCTACGACCAGATCTCCGCCCTGCACAAGTCCGTGCGCGGCTCCAATCCGGACGCCGCCTTGTACTGGCTGTGCCGCATGATCGACGGCGGCTGCGATCTGGTGTATCTGTCCCGGCGCATCGTGCGCATGGCCAGCGAGGACATCGGCAACGCCGACCCCCGGGGTCTGACCCTGGCCCTGGAGGCCTGGGACGTGTACGAGCGTCTGGGCTCGCCGGAAGGGGAGCTGGCCCTGGCGCAGGCGGTGGTCTACCTGGCCTGCGCGCCCAAGAGCAACGCCGTGTACATGGCCTACAACCAGGCCATGGCCGAGGTGCGCGAGACGGGCACCCTGGAGGTGCCGATGCACCTGCGCAACGCGCCCACCAAGCTCATGAAGTCCCTGGACTACGGCAAGGGCTACCGCTACGCCCACGACGAGCAGGATGGCTACGCCGCCGGTGAGCGCTATTTCCCCGATGAGATGGGTGAGCGGCACTACTACCGGCCCGTGAACCGGGGGCTGGAGATCCGCATCGCGGAGAAGCTGGAGGAGTTGCGCCGCCGGGACGAGGAAGCAGGAAAAAAGAAGTAG
- the lolA gene encoding outer membrane lipoprotein chaperone LolA → MFRYLLASLLALTLATPAFAADARQSLERFFSEVSRFDARFEQLVINEQDEVLQASEGRVQLQRPGRFRWDYEQPFRQLIIADGQFLWTYDEELAQATAQPMERVLAGAPIMLLSEPRPLEQDFEVSVVGERGELNWVELTPRDRDADFTRILIGMDGDRVGMMVLYDQFGQQTRIRFSNMRINPSIPAATFRFEAPPGVDVIRH, encoded by the coding sequence ATGTTCCGATACCTGCTCGCATCCCTGCTGGCGCTTACGCTCGCCACCCCGGCCTTCGCCGCCGACGCCCGCCAGAGCCTGGAGCGCTTCTTCAGTGAGGTGAGCCGCTTTGATGCCCGCTTCGAGCAGCTGGTGATCAACGAGCAGGACGAGGTCCTGCAGGCCTCCGAGGGCCGCGTGCAACTGCAGCGTCCGGGCCGGTTCCGCTGGGATTACGAGCAGCCCTTCCGCCAGCTGATCATCGCCGACGGCCAGTTCCTGTGGACCTACGACGAGGAGCTGGCCCAGGCCACCGCCCAGCCCATGGAACGGGTGCTGGCCGGCGCCCCCATCATGCTGCTCTCCGAACCCCGCCCCCTGGAGCAGGACTTCGAGGTGAGCGTGGTGGGCGAGCGCGGCGAACTGAACTGGGTGGAGCTGACCCCCAGGGATCGCGATGCGGACTTCACTCGCATCCTCATCGGCATGGACGGTGACCGGGTGGGCATGATGGTGCTCTATGACCAGTTCGGCCAGCAGACCCGCATCCGCTTCTCCAACATGCGCATCAATCCCAGCATCCCCGCCGCCACCTTCCGTTTCGAGGCGCCGCCGGGGGTGGATGTGATCAGGCATTGA
- a CDS encoding DNA translocase FtsK, translated as MAQATQKKTDGKPLSAHVGRGLREGALLVLGAAAVYLLIALASFNPADPGWSHTGSGLRASNLGGRVGAWFADVFFYLFGYLAYLAPVIVGYSGWLLYRGRTDTGELDLRTLGIRWAGFVTTLAAGCGLATMHFAPGSLPLNAGGILGQVLSTLLISGFGMVGTTLLLLALFLAGVTLFTGLSWFAVMDGVGRYTLLFIDWVRARIDEALERRAGRKAREAREVVVRTETEKVRARPKPRIEPVVTKPEVSERVQKEKQIPLFTGEPRADAPPPLALLDAARPHEGGYSEASLEAMSRQVEIKLKDFGVEVEVVAVHPGPVITRFELQPAAGVKVSRISALAKDLARALSVISVRIVEVIPGKSTVGLEIPNEQRELVVLSEILQSKVFDGAGSPLTLALGKDIGGVPMVADLARMPHLLVAGTTGSGKSVAINAMLLSLLYKARPEEVRLILIDPKMLELSVYEGIPHLLAPVVTDMKDASNALRWGVAEMERRYRLMSHMGVRNLAGFNRKVKEAADKGEPLRDPFHKPQLEFDDQAPAPELKTLPYIVIVVDEFADLIMVVGKKVEELIARLAQKARAAGIHLILATQRPSVDVITGLIKANIPTRVAFQVSSRVDSRTILDQMGAEQLLGHGDMLYLPPGTAHPVRVHGAFVADHEVHQVVDYLKSLGEPDYLEGVLEEPEAGAAFIPGLEPMGEGDPESDPLYDQAVAIVLESRKASISYVQRRLKIGYNRAARMIEDMEAAGLVSALQSNGNREVLAPGGPKD; from the coding sequence TTGGCCCAGGCAACCCAGAAGAAAACCGACGGCAAGCCGCTCAGCGCCCACGTGGGACGCGGGCTGCGCGAGGGCGCCCTGCTGGTGCTGGGCGCGGCGGCCGTGTACCTGCTCATCGCCCTGGCGAGCTTTAATCCGGCGGACCCGGGCTGGTCCCACACCGGCAGCGGGCTGCGCGCCAGCAATCTGGGCGGACGGGTGGGGGCCTGGTTCGCCGACGTGTTCTTCTACCTGTTCGGCTACCTGGCCTACCTGGCCCCGGTGATCGTGGGCTACAGCGGCTGGCTGCTGTACCGGGGCCGCACCGACACCGGCGAGCTGGACCTGCGCACCCTGGGCATCCGCTGGGCCGGCTTCGTCACCACGCTCGCTGCCGGTTGCGGCCTGGCCACCATGCACTTCGCCCCCGGCAGCCTGCCCTTGAACGCCGGCGGCATCCTCGGCCAGGTGCTGAGCACCCTGCTGATCTCCGGTTTCGGCATGGTGGGCACCACCCTGCTGCTGCTGGCCCTGTTCCTGGCGGGCGTGACCCTGTTCACGGGGCTTTCCTGGTTCGCGGTCATGGACGGGGTGGGACGCTACACCCTGCTGTTCATCGACTGGGTCCGGGCGCGCATCGACGAGGCCCTGGAGCGGCGCGCCGGTCGCAAGGCCCGGGAGGCCCGGGAGGTGGTGGTGCGCACCGAGACCGAGAAGGTGCGCGCACGGCCCAAGCCGCGCATCGAACCGGTGGTGACCAAGCCGGAGGTGAGCGAGCGGGTGCAGAAGGAGAAGCAGATCCCGCTGTTCACGGGCGAGCCGCGCGCCGATGCCCCGCCGCCCCTGGCCCTGCTGGACGCCGCCCGACCCCACGAGGGCGGCTACTCCGAGGCGAGCCTGGAGGCCATGTCCCGCCAGGTGGAGATCAAGCTCAAGGACTTCGGCGTGGAGGTGGAGGTGGTGGCCGTGCACCCGGGGCCGGTGATCACCCGCTTCGAGCTGCAGCCCGCCGCGGGCGTGAAGGTGAGCCGCATCAGCGCCCTGGCCAAGGACCTGGCCCGGGCGCTGTCCGTGATCAGCGTGCGCATCGTGGAGGTGATCCCGGGCAAGTCCACGGTGGGCCTGGAGATCCCCAACGAGCAGCGTGAGCTGGTGGTGCTCTCGGAGATCCTGCAGTCCAAGGTCTTCGACGGCGCCGGCTCCCCCCTGACCCTGGCGCTCGGCAAGGACATCGGCGGCGTGCCCATGGTGGCGGACCTGGCGCGCATGCCGCACCTGCTGGTGGCCGGCACCACCGGCTCGGGCAAGTCCGTGGCCATCAACGCCATGCTGCTGTCCCTGCTCTACAAGGCGCGCCCCGAGGAGGTGCGCCTGATCCTCATCGATCCCAAGATGCTGGAGCTGTCCGTCTACGAGGGCATCCCGCACCTGCTGGCGCCGGTGGTCACGGACATGAAGGATGCCTCCAACGCCCTGCGCTGGGGCGTGGCGGAGATGGAGCGCCGCTACCGGCTCATGTCCCACATGGGCGTGCGCAACCTGGCCGGCTTCAACCGCAAGGTGAAGGAGGCCGCCGACAAGGGCGAGCCCCTGCGCGATCCCTTCCACAAGCCCCAGCTGGAATTCGACGACCAGGCCCCGGCGCCGGAACTCAAGACCCTGCCGTACATCGTCATCGTGGTGGACGAGTTCGCCGACCTGATCATGGTGGTGGGCAAGAAGGTGGAAGAACTGATCGCCCGCCTGGCCCAGAAGGCCCGCGCCGCCGGCATCCACCTGATCCTGGCCACCCAGCGGCCCTCAGTGGACGTGATCACCGGCCTGATCAAGGCCAACATCCCCACCCGTGTGGCCTTCCAGGTCTCCTCCCGGGTGGATTCCCGCACCATCCTGGACCAGATGGGTGCCGAGCAGCTGCTGGGCCACGGCGACATGCTGTACCTGCCGCCGGGCACGGCCCATCCGGTGCGCGTGCACGGCGCCTTCGTGGCCGACCACGAGGTGCACCAGGTGGTGGATTACCTCAAGTCCCTGGGCGAGCCCGACTACCTGGAGGGGGTGCTGGAAGAGCCCGAGGCCGGCGCCGCCTTCATTCCCGGCCTGGAGCCCATGGGCGAGGGCGATCCCGAGAGCGATCCCCTCTACGACCAGGCGGTGGCCATCGTGCTGGAGTCCCGCAAGGCCTCCATCTCCTACGTGCAGCGGCGCCTGAAGATCGGCTACAACCGCGCCGCGCGCATGATCGAGGACATGGAGGCGGCGGGCCTGGTCAGTGCCCTGCAGTCCAACGGCAATCGTGAAGTCCTGGCCCCCGGGGGCCCCAAGGACTGA
- the ald gene encoding alanine dehydrogenase, translating to MKIGIPTEIKALEGRVGLVPAACAELVRHGHEVLVQAGAGARSGYADGDYTAAGARVVPDAAGLYGEAGLIVKVKEPLDGDLAHLRPDHILFCYLHLAANRDLAERLRALGLTAVAFETVRVGRSLPLLAPMSEIAGRLAVQVGAHLLHQPQGGKGLLLGGLPAASRGHVVVLGAGVAGSAAVEAAAALGARVTVFDICAERMDAMRRVGGNVTALYAYQQAIGETLADADLLIGAVLLPGRRAPHLVTREMLRAMAPGSVAVDISVDQGGCLETTRATTYEAPTYVEEGVTHFCVTNMPGAVPRTSSQALSASLIPHVLRLAQPDWEEDMALMEGVNVRAGAYVNAAVKAEMEN from the coding sequence ATGAAGATCGGCATCCCTACCGAGATCAAAGCCCTGGAAGGCCGGGTGGGCCTGGTGCCCGCCGCCTGCGCGGAGCTGGTGCGCCACGGCCACGAGGTGCTGGTGCAGGCGGGCGCCGGTGCCCGCAGCGGCTACGCTGACGGCGACTATACGGCCGCCGGCGCCCGGGTGGTGCCCGATGCGGCCGGCCTGTACGGCGAGGCCGGACTCATCGTCAAGGTCAAGGAGCCCCTGGACGGGGACCTGGCCCACCTGCGCCCCGACCACATCCTGTTCTGCTACCTGCACCTGGCCGCCAACCGGGACCTGGCGGAGCGCCTGCGCGCCCTGGGGCTCACCGCCGTGGCCTTCGAGACCGTGCGGGTGGGCCGTTCACTGCCCCTGCTGGCGCCCATGAGCGAGATCGCCGGGCGTCTGGCGGTGCAGGTGGGCGCCCACCTGCTGCACCAGCCCCAGGGCGGCAAGGGCCTGCTGCTGGGCGGTCTGCCCGCCGCCAGCCGGGGGCACGTGGTGGTGCTCGGGGCCGGGGTGGCCGGCAGCGCTGCGGTGGAGGCCGCAGCCGCCCTGGGGGCCCGGGTCACGGTCTTCGACATCTGCGCCGAACGCATGGACGCCATGCGCCGGGTGGGCGGTAATGTGACCGCCCTCTACGCCTACCAGCAGGCCATCGGCGAGACTCTGGCCGACGCCGACCTGCTCATCGGCGCCGTGCTCCTGCCCGGCCGCCGGGCACCCCACCTGGTGACCCGGGAGATGCTGCGCGCCATGGCCCCCGGCAGCGTGGCGGTGGACATCTCCGTGGACCAGGGCGGCTGTCTGGAGACCACCCGGGCCACCACCTACGAGGCGCCCACCTACGTGGAGGAGGGGGTCACCCACTTCTGCGTCACCAACATGCCCGGCGCCGTGCCCCGCACCTCGTCCCAGGCCCTGTCCGCGAGCCTGATCCCCCACGTGCTGCGCCTGGCGCAGCCCGACTGGGAGGAGGACATGGCCCTCATGGAGGGGGTGAACGTGCGGGCGGGCGCGTATGTGAATGCGGCGGTGAAGGCGGAGATGGAGAACTGA
- the trxB gene encoding thioredoxin-disulfide reductase yields the protein MSDPKHSRLLILGSGPAGYTAAVYAARANLNPVLITGLEQGGQLTTTTDVDNWPGDDAGVQGPELMERMKRHAERFNTEIIFDHINTVDFSKRPFTLTGDSGSYTCDALIIATGASAMYLGLPSEEAFKGKGVSACATCDGFFYRNQKVAVIGGGNTAVEEALYLSNIASHVTLVHRRDKLRSEKILQDHLFEKEKEGKVTIEWNHVLDEVLGDDSGVTGMRIKDVKSGETKDIELMGVFIAIGHKPNTAIFDGQLEMENGYIKVKSGTGGNATATSVPGIFAAGDVMDHVYRQAVTSAGTGCMAALDAERFLEENR from the coding sequence ATGAGCGATCCCAAGCACAGCCGGCTGCTTATCCTCGGTTCCGGTCCCGCCGGTTACACCGCCGCCGTCTACGCGGCCCGGGCCAACCTCAACCCGGTGCTGATCACCGGACTGGAACAGGGCGGCCAGCTCACCACCACCACCGACGTGGACAACTGGCCGGGGGATGACGCGGGCGTGCAGGGCCCGGAGCTCATGGAACGCATGAAGCGCCACGCCGAGCGCTTCAACACCGAGATCATCTTCGACCACATCAACACCGTGGACTTCTCCAAGCGCCCCTTCACCCTCACCGGCGACTCGGGCAGCTACACCTGCGATGCCCTGATCATCGCCACCGGCGCCTCCGCCATGTACCTGGGCCTGCCCTCGGAAGAGGCCTTCAAGGGCAAGGGCGTGTCCGCCTGCGCCACCTGCGATGGCTTTTTCTACCGCAACCAGAAGGTGGCGGTGATCGGCGGCGGCAACACCGCCGTGGAAGAGGCCCTGTACCTCTCCAACATCGCCTCCCATGTGACCCTGGTGCACCGGCGCGACAAGCTGCGTTCCGAGAAGATCCTCCAGGACCACCTGTTCGAGAAGGAGAAGGAAGGCAAGGTCACCATCGAGTGGAACCACGTGCTGGACGAGGTGCTGGGCGATGACTCCGGCGTCACCGGCATGCGCATCAAGGACGTGAAGTCCGGGGAGACCAAGGACATCGAGCTGATGGGCGTGTTCATCGCCATCGGCCACAAGCCCAACACCGCCATCTTCGACGGCCAGCTGGAGATGGAGAACGGCTACATCAAGGTCAAGAGCGGCACGGGCGGCAACGCCACCGCCACCAGCGTGCCCGGCATCTTCGCCGCCGGCGACGTCATGGACCATGTCTACCGCCAGGCGGTCACCTCCGCCGGCACCGGCTGCATGGCCGCCCTGGATGCCGAGCGCTTCCTGGAGGAGAACCGCTGA
- a CDS encoding GNAT family N-acetyltransferase, protein MRLRIVEQLDAVDAGAWDALGGHENPLISHAFLAGLERYGCLGSQYGWFPRHLLIEDEAGRLLAAMPLYAKTNGYGEFVFDWSWESAWERSGLRYYPKLVVSVPYTPATGPRLLIHPDADGPVLRRLLIQQGLAFAREHQVSGLHWLFPDAEDLEALRAEGLNLRMGCQYHWRNDGYRDFDDFLSRFASKKRKNVRQERRKVADQGVSLRILHGDEVSDVLWATFHGFYVDTFEKKMGIPTLSLEFFRETGRALGRGVVMVLAEHEGEPVAAALCYRSHDTLYGRYWGCARDYDGLHFEACYYQGIEYCIREGLSRYEPGAQGEHKIPRGFLPTPTWSAHWLANQDLGQAVADFCLREQQVMQRHCRQLMGLSPFREGAAPGGDAAPDPGEA, encoded by the coding sequence GTGCGGCTGCGCATCGTCGAGCAACTCGACGCCGTGGACGCCGGGGCCTGGGACGCCCTGGGCGGGCATGAAAACCCGCTCATCAGCCATGCCTTCCTGGCGGGGCTGGAACGCTACGGCTGCCTCGGCAGTCAGTACGGCTGGTTCCCCCGACACCTGCTCATCGAGGACGAGGCCGGCCGGCTGCTGGCTGCCATGCCCCTGTACGCCAAGACCAACGGCTACGGCGAGTTCGTGTTCGACTGGTCCTGGGAATCCGCCTGGGAGCGTTCCGGGCTTCGCTACTACCCGAAGCTGGTGGTCTCGGTCCCCTACACCCCCGCCACCGGCCCCCGCCTGCTGATCCATCCGGATGCCGACGGCCCCGTGCTGCGCCGCCTGCTCATCCAGCAGGGCCTGGCCTTCGCCCGGGAGCACCAGGTCTCGGGCCTGCACTGGCTGTTCCCGGACGCCGAGGACCTGGAGGCCCTGCGCGCCGAGGGCCTGAACCTGCGCATGGGTTGCCAGTACCACTGGCGCAACGATGGCTACCGGGACTTCGACGATTTCCTGTCACGCTTTGCCTCGAAGAAACGCAAGAACGTGCGCCAGGAGCGGCGCAAAGTGGCCGACCAGGGCGTGAGCCTGCGCATCCTGCACGGCGATGAGGTGAGCGATGTCCTCTGGGCCACCTTCCACGGCTTCTACGTGGACACCTTCGAGAAGAAGATGGGCATCCCCACCCTGAGCCTTGAGTTCTTCCGCGAGACCGGACGCGCCCTGGGCCGGGGCGTGGTCATGGTGCTGGCGGAGCACGAGGGCGAGCCGGTGGCGGCGGCGCTCTGCTATCGCAGCCACGACACCCTCTACGGCCGCTACTGGGGCTGCGCCCGGGACTACGACGGCCTGCACTTCGAGGCCTGCTACTACCAGGGCATCGAGTACTGCATCCGCGAGGGGCTGAGCCGCTACGAGCCCGGTGCCCAGGGGGAGCACAAGATCCCCCGGGGCTTCCTGCCCACCCCCACCTGGTCCGCCCACTGGCTTGCCAACCAGGACCTGGGCCAGGCGGTGGCGGATTTCTGCCTGCGGGAACAGCAGGTGATGCAGCGCCACTGCCGGCAGCTCATGGGCCTCTCGCCGTTTCGCGAAGGCGCCGCCCCGGGCGGCGATGCCGCGCCCGACCCTGGCGAGGCCTGA